From Camelus dromedarius isolate mCamDro1 chromosome 12, mCamDro1.pat, whole genome shotgun sequence, the proteins below share one genomic window:
- the PRRG4 gene encoding transmembrane gamma-carboxyglutamic acid protein 4, whose protein sequence is MFILLVLLSQLTIVTFAFPHCARSPEESRHEEEVFTSKEEANSFIHRHLLYNRFDLELFTPGDLERECREELCNYEEAREIFVDEDKTMAFWQEYSIKGPTTKSDGNREKIDVMGLLTGLIAAGVFLVIFGLLGYYLCITKCNQHQYPGSSDTYVRRGRHTPSIIFRRPEEAVLSPSPSLVEDTGLPSYEQAMALTRKHNVSPPPPYPGPAKGFRVFKKSMSLPSH, encoded by the exons ATGTTTATACTTCTGGTGCTACTCAGCCAATTGACCATAGTTACCTTCGCGTTTCCTCATTGCGCAAGAAGTCCGGAGGAGTCGAGGCATGAGGAAGAAG TCTTTACATCAAAAGAAGAGGCAAACTCATTCATCCATAGACACCTTCTATACAATAGATTTGATTTGGAGCTCTTCACTCCCGGTGACCTAGAAAGAGAGTGCAGAGAAGAACTTTGTAATTATGAGGAAGCCAGAGAGATTTTTGTGGATGAAGATAAAACG ATGGCATTTTGGCAAGAATACTCTATTAAAGGACCAACCACAAAATCAG ATGGCAACAGAGAGAAAATTGATGTTATGGGTCTTCTGACTGGCTTAATTGCTGCTGGagtatttttggttatttttggaTTACTTGGTTACTATCTTTGTATCACTAAGTGTAACCAGCATCAATATCCAGG ttcttCAGACACCTACGTAAGAAGGGGCAGACATACTCCCTCCATCATTTTCAGAAGACCTGAGGAGGCCGTCTTGTCTCCGTCGCCATCTTTAGTGGAGGACACAGGATTACCTTCTTATGAGCAGGCAATGGCACTGACCAGAAAACACAATGTTTCACCGCCACCACCATATCCTGGGCCAGCAAAAGGATTTAGGGTATTTAAAAAGTCTATGTCACTCCCATCTCACTAA